The Saprospiraceae bacterium genome contains the following window.
TTATAAATAGGAATAAAAAGGGTCTAATTATAAAGTGTAATGCTTTCATAAAGTCTTAGTATCAGATTTATCTAATGGCAATTCTTCCATGGTACGAATCATTTCACTGTTTGCTTTAAATGCATAAATGGTAACAGCAATAAAAAAAAGTATAAAGACCAGTAATGAAATCATAGGATAAATTTCAATTCCGGTAATTTTTTCCAAATAATTATTGAATTTCATAATTCTTATCGTTTTGAATTAACACGTGTATCTTTTCCTAATCTTTGCAAGTATGCAATGAGTGCAACAATTTCTTTTTCAGCAGGTATGCCGATTTTATCTTCACG
Protein-coding sequences here:
- a CDS encoding CcoQ/FixQ family Cbb3-type cytochrome c oxidase assembly chaperone, producing MKFNNYLEKITGIEIYPMISLLVFILFFIAVTIYAFKANSEMIRTMEELPLDKSDTKTL